CCGTGGGAAACGTCGCAATTCGATCCTCACACGCCTTGCTTCGCATTGATTTAGACGCTCAAATATCGATTGACCAATGCTAAAATACCTGCTCAAATTACACAAACAAACCAAACGTACATCTACATTTTATTCGAtcttatttataaatactttttacATTCTAGGTACAGAGATTCAATGGAGAAAAATAATCACTTTAATTAGGGTATAAAATGTAAGTAAATAAATCGGAACGATTCCTTTCTTTGAACATaacgaaaatatatttatttacattctgTGGTAGGAGTCGCGTTAAATGTAACGCGTCATGTACAATAAAGGTTCAAGGGACTAGAAGAGGTTTGTGCAGCGTATCCGCGTCGTATGGTATATTTCTCTTGTTTCCAGGTAATAACATTGGCACTGTTTTAACGCGAAGCTCATAGGGAAAGAAATCAtgacaaaaattataaaaatcgtTTCGAGTATGAATAATATCAAGCCGTGCCATTTCTTTCATTAAAGCGTACAATTCAGCTTTATAATTCAAGTATGATTTACGTTTGGCGATCAACGTTGTTATACTCGACAACTGATGTATAAATTTTTCAGAAACCACTCTAGTTTCCAACTTGAATCTCGGTTCCATACACTTCCACAAGTATTTATAAAGACGATCGGTAATCCAGGGTTGGGGACGGGGAAGCCGAGGAGCTCTGTATACTCGCCCATTCACCAAAAAAGCCTCATGGACTTGTTTAATAGGACGTTGCTTCTGCAATGTCGACTTCGtatttttctcaatttcctttatttttccttcaCGCGAAGGCAATTTCTTTTGAACTTCTTGCTTGTTCCTATCCATTTTCATACGAGCTATTTCTCGTTCCTTCACCCTCTCTAATTCTCGTTTTATTCCATCTACTTTCTCTTTATCCCAAAACATTTGCGATGTCGGCAATGTTTTATCCGACATCAAAAAGTGCCTGATGCTTGTCTGGCCTTTTGGCTCATCGCTATGTGTGTTTGTATTGACCACCGTTGAATGTCGCGAAGGAGATGAAATTGCTTTTTTGGAAAGAGAAGACGGCAATCGAGAAAGATGCAGTGCTTCAGAGACCTTTGATGATTTCTGTGAATGTTCTGCTATTCCATCGGCTGTTGCATTTCCTCGTATTTTAATAGTACTTTCTTGATCTTCAAATAcagtttcaaataaattcttttttgCATTCTTATTATGATTTGTTAACAACTTTGATTTCCATTTTAATACTTTATGGTATGCGTCACTGTTACTGCTTTCCTTAACGCTATTATGTACAGACAAACTACTACCTTCGAGTATTGTACTCTGTGCTTTTGGTAATGCAAAATGTATAGAATCATCCTCAAAATTTAATGCGAACCGATTCGACCCTGTTTCGCTGGAAACTGATGTTTCGGTTATTGCAGGAACTAAGTAGTTTGTTGTCATCTGTAActcattatttttattctttgaaaTATTAGACTTTAATTTTACAATATCATCAGTCTTTTGACTGTGATTCAAACTATATCCTCGTATCTTATTTAATTCTTCAACATTAGCAACTGTTTCACTATTTGATGCAGAATTACTCTTAGAACTTTTTTCTCCAGTTCTCTGCATAACGTTTAACTTAGTTGTCGCAGAATCATCTAAaacatttgaaaaaatattatctTTGCTTCCTGTTACCTTAGAACGAGAAAGAAATTTTCCTTTTGCAATTTTAGGTTCTTCGGATTCCAACGTTAGTATATTGTTAGTCTTCTGTGCAATTCCTGGCGTAGTTGTTACAGAATCGTTTAATTTATCCGAACCAATATTATCTTTGCTTTCTGTGGCCAAAGAACGCAAAGAATAGtttacttttgcatttttaGATTCTTCGGATTCCAGGATTGGTACATTATTAGTCTCATGTATAGTTCCCGACTTACTTCTTACAGAATCGTTTAATAGATTCGAAAAAATATTATCTTTGCTTTCTATTGCTTTAGAACGCAAGGGGAATTTCCTTTTTGCAATTTCAGGTTCTTCTTCAGATTCCGACGTTACTACATTATTATTTTTCTGTGTAACTTCTGATGTAGTTGTCGTAGAATCATTTAAGACATTAAAGAAGATATTATCTTTGTTTTGTTTCGCTTTTGAACGCAGAGGATATCTCTTTTTTGCAATTTTCGGTTCTTCCTCGGATTCCGacgttattatattattacttttgttttTAACGTCTGATTTGCTTGTTACAGAATCGTTTAAAACGTTCAAAAAAATATTATCTTTGCTTTCTCTTGCCTTTGAACGCAAATGATGTTTGCTTTTTGCAATTTCAAGCTCTTCTTCAGATGCCGACATTACTatattaccatttttctttaTAACCTTTGACCTAGTTGTCATAGAATCATTTGAGACATTCAAGAAAATATTGCCTTTGCTTCTTTTTGCCCTTAAATGCAAAAGATTTTTCTCTTTTGCAATTTTAGATCCTTCCTCGGATTCTGACGTGACtacattattatttttctttttaacatcTGACTTGGTTGTTACAGAATCGTTTAAGACATTCGAGGAAACATTATGATTGCTTTCTGTTGCCTTAGAACGCAAGAGAAATTTCCTTTTTGCAATTTCAGGTTCACCTTCAGATTCCGACGTTACTACATTATTATTTTCCAGTACAACTTCTGAGGTAGTTGTCGTAGAATCATTTAAGACATTAAAGAAGATATTATCTTTGTTTTGTTTCGCTTTTGAACGCAGAGGATATCTTTTTTTTGCATTTTCCGGTTCTTCCTCGGATTCCGacgttattacattattatttttctttttaacatcTGACTTGGTTGTTACAGAATCGTTTAAAACGTTCAAAAAAATATTATCCTTGCTTTTTCTTGTCTTTGAACGCAAATGATGTTTGCTTTTTGCAATTTCAAGTTCTTCTTCAGATTCCGACACCAATACATTGTTAGCTGAATCTAATAAAATGtcataattaataaaaagtagtTTTGTAACATATACCTCATAGATCAAAGGGACATACTTTTTTCTACGATATCTTTGTTTATTTTGGGAGAATTTGGAATACTTGAAACATCTAATATTTTCCACCATTCACCTGTAACCTGGCTTGTTTCTATTTGTGAATTAGAGTCTAAATGACGACtagtttcatttaaaattttcgaATCAGTTGATAGTTGCGCTAACGAGGTATCTTCCAACTTTTTCCACCAGTATGGGTATTCTGAAATATAAACACCATAGTATGTATACTGTTTCATAATACAAATACCTAACCTAGACAAAGTTGTCAAGCGAATACATACCATCGCCAAAAATATCCGTATCGGAATTTAAAATAGCAGAACTGTATCTAGACCGAAGTTTGTTTAAACTTTTTCGTTTAAccattttcaataatattttaaatatttgacaTTTTTACAAAAACTATAATTTTCGTGTTACAATAACACTTAAAGTTCTATAAttcttatttatatctttcttcTTATAAAGCTATTAATATCTGATAACTGAAAGTATAGTTCAAATAGCAAGATAAAAGGATTAACCGTTCTAAATAAAAGTTAGTACATTACATATATTTGATACAATTAGTACGAAACTACGAACGCACATTcctgtgtatatgtatatgtgaacGTGTATATGTTTCTTTCTCACATAGAATGTGCGCTCTGTTCCTCGCGCATGTTTCTACCGCCAAAATCACCGAAACAAAAAATGTGCGTGGTTCGACCGTTTGACCGCTAAAGGCAACTCGTAAGCGTACTTTTGGCTGAACTTTTTCCATGCTCATCAGAGATACCCCTATTCATCTCTGATTATAATAAATACACTAAATATAATGAACAatgaaatatatgtaaataaaatcaAAATGTAATATATGATGTTATTTTACGctttattgttatatttttttgttattGTGAAGCATAGTCATACATAATCATAGAAGTATAAGTATATCATACATATAAGATTATTAAATCAATCGCATTAAGAGTTACTAATTTCGGAGCATAAACGGAAAATTTGTGTAAATTATGCTCTTgaatatgtaaaattataaaactttCACATACAAAGTCTAATGTTTATATACGCTTAATACAAACGTGAAATATATATGTGAAGGTCACGTGGTAATTCGCATTTTAAAATGATATTAACATAATggaaattttcataaatactAATATCAGAAACCTTATTTATAATACAAACATAGATAAATGAAATAGGTACTTTTGTGTGATCAGCCTTAGATAAAAATTTCTTACTTTACTACGTATTTATTTAGCTTTCGTAGATGAACGAGATCTAAGATTTTTCTTAGTCGCTTGGTCAACTTCTGGCAGATCGTCATCCTCGGACGTGGCAGATTTTTTTCCTAAACAAAAATCAATTTTGTACTTAAAATTGATGCTTTCAGTGTACATTAACGATACGAAAATTCCTCAAGTCTTGTTTACCTTCTTTTTTCCTTGGCTTTTGTTTTGATTTCACTGTTGCTTGTATAGGAACTACATTTTCACGGGCACGCTTAAGTTGCCTCGAAATAAATACATAAGAAAGGTACGTTTGGAAGATAATGATATAGGTCAAAGCTGTAAACCTTATGACTGGAATATTAAAATTTCCAGTTGCGAAATTGAATACACTTTCAATTTGGCCCAAACCATACAGAAACACTAACGTTGCAATAGTCAACGTTGCCACGCGTACGAAAACATACACCGAGTTAGCAACGAGGAATGCCACTATAaacaaaataattgtagaatatTACGAAAgaagtaattttatataaaacagtATACCTAATGAAATTATACCCACTTTTTGTcaccttttcttttttaccGACAAAATGTACAAGCCTAGCTCCATGAAGCAAAGCATCTCCTATGTAATGTGAAACTAATAGTAAGATTCCTACTTGCTGGAAACTGTATAAAATAAGAAAGtattagaaaataatataactaatattgtatactacatagaaaaatatgtatgtCATACTTAAAGATATAAGCTGCAACAGTGGAAAAGAATCCAATAGTTGCTTGTACAACTCGAGGAGGTATATCTTCCTTCTTTActctttgaaaatataattcagGGTAACAATGCAACCAATAAGCAAGTTGGCAAATAAAGAACAATTTTGAGGAAAAAGACATTGGCACAGGGTATTCCTTCCACAATAAAGTTATGTTTAATAACAAGTTCTCTCTAAAGAaatcataaatttatattacatttaattatataaaaaatgactatatttatatttgatataacAGACCTGATAATTATGTCTATACCCCATATAATAGACAGTATATAAAATACAACAAGTTGACTGGATTCATTAAATTTAGCAAGTTTTACTTTACTAAGATGTAGACGTTTTGAAACTttctgaaaaaagaaaatataaatgttagtaacggttttattgaaaatatttagaataaagaaaatacaaattaatgCATCTTACATCAAATATATAATCTTGAAATACGGCATGCATTACAATTGTTATCAAGAGAGAGAAAAATACAGCACATGCATCTTTCCAACCAGTAGTATATTTCATTGGCATAGTCGGATCTTCAATATCTGAAGTTATATTGTGATGAATAGCAATAAATGTATATGCCCATGGTGATGTGgcctaaaaaataatttataacttaTAGTAGTGTATAAGTAAGCGAACATTGTGTAaatcaaaaaatattatattaatataacttCACTTAAGCTCgatttattacatatattcgTATTGGTTAACAAATAATGGCAATAAAAAATAACATATGGTCATCGAACTAACGATAACTGAAACTAATATTAGGTATAAATTGTTCTCGAACATAAAGTGAAATAcataaaagtaaaaggaatcaaCGCTAGCGAACTTTGAAAAATATGTAtgtgttaaataaaaatatcattgaaattGAAGAAACTGAATACTGACCTGCACCATTAAACCCGTTACGAAGATCATAGCCACACAAGAAACAATATCTCCATGATTTTGGATAACGAATTCATGACTGAATATAGGAGGATTTTTATTTGAATTCTTGCGACCTTTTACCGCGACCATTATTTTCCGCGATTAAAAGTACCGTTCTTGTGACCACACGCGTCAACGACTTATTGGAAGTACCGTCAAATAATTCAACGTGTACTCAATTATACCAATAacctatatacatatactatacgCAAAAACGCAACACACGTTGCGCACCGGGAAAGCAATATATTAAAGCATGCGACCAACATCGAACAATGTGGCGCTTTCTGTCTTTACTTGTTGGCACCACGTAAGTCaggaaaattttcaaatatataactCGGTCAATATATTATACGGTATGCATGTATTTCTCATAATTTTGTgatattaattgaaaaattaattttctctgacatataatgaaaattatctcagttaacaatattttatgtattattatacgGATGTTCTATTGTTTGTAAGTGCGATGATCAATCTAATCCAAGGATCGAAAATAACagttatatatgtatttctaaAACTTCTATGAAAAAGAATTATTGACTAATGATGAagagataattaaaaattatttataaaaaatatctaaTTTCCTATACATAATAAATTATTCGCATGTGTCTAAAATTGACgaatataacaataatattaaatcaTACGACAGAAAACATTATAAGATACACTTTATTAATAGTATTAGGTACATTTTTAGTGGTCACAATATTCTTATACATATTCCTATGCATTTACTATTAAAACTATGCAATCACCACAAATATTTCGCGatactttaaatatttatctataaataaatatcttaaTAGTTATGTGATGGTAAAGggaaaatacatatttaacaaTTCAATATTGAAACAAAATAACTTCTAGATTTCATATATATTATGCCAgagataaactgtaaaattcaTTGATCAACAATGAGTCGAAAATATACCTCTGTAATCGTAAAAATAATACTCTTCCAACgttatattttcattatattattaGTTAATCATAGTGGTATGATATTAACGCTTCTGTATTTGTACATTATATGTTTGTATTAGCATGCTTAGCAGTGGAACAATAATCTGTCTGCTCTGATGCACTTAAATGAACACATATGATATACGATCAAAATTCGGAATTTATACttaaagttatataaaatacatCTTGTGTCTGTGTGTGTTGTAACAGTTCTATTTTCATACACAAAAACGGATCGATATACTTATTTACACATGctttataatatattactttTGTTTATCCTtataaatttttacaatttcctTCATATCCGATACTTTTTTGATCATCCGCTCTTGTATCGATAACTGTACAAATTTGAAGTGCAGATCCTCCATTGATTAGGCCATAATaagtttatatttttaacaatCATACGTAATATGCGAAGGCAATGTAAAGAGGATATCTTCGAGAATCATTATAACTCTTTGAGAGTGTTATCTTCACAGATACAGTTTCGTTTAtattgaataatattttttctttcataTGCTTGTCAACAACATCTATTGTCTCAGTACTTTGCTAAATCATTATTTATGCATTTACAacaacaattttaaataaacaacGTGCATAATCCTCCCTAAAATATACACGTAGTTCTGCTGTATTATACTAGTTTAGGATTCAGTGACAAATATAAATTAGATTATTTTATGTTATGTTCGTGAGAAGTTGTTCTATAtctcaaataaaaatatttcatatcctGATCCGATTGTTGTTGACTTAGATGAACGtgtttacattttaaaaacgATAGTCAGAAATGTAGAGGTTCTTTAATATTGCGACATTGTAAATCGAAACACGActtgtattttatattaaatggaCGTGTCAGTCAGTTCCTTGAAAATCTTCTTTATGTGTTTCTTAATTGTATCACCGAACTTTAATTAACATCACCTTATCAAGTTtttaaaagagaaataaattcaataaataCCATGAtcgttaacattaaaaaaatttacGATTCTAAAATTTTGTAGAAATTGTTCTTTTCTACATCCAAGAAAACAATTTCGAGTTTAATATCTGTACGACTTGTCGAGATGAATACACATGATAATACACGAGTATAATAATAACACGAATTAAATCTAAATATTCCTGTGGTCACAAGCCTTAAATCTTAGCAAAACCTTTTAATGTTATATGCAACCAGTAAGACTTAGGTCTTTAGTTCGCCCTAAGTATCGCTTGTCGTTGCAAATTATATTTTGAGGTAGACAAGTATATTCTTCAAATAGCTTTTCATAGCTATAGGTAAAGCTAAACCAAATGATAAGTTTTCATTTAAGAAAGATGCCACATTACGTTTAATTTTA
The Bombus affinis isolate iyBomAffi1 chromosome 2, iyBomAffi1.2, whole genome shotgun sequence genome window above contains:
- the LOC126928763 gene encoding RGS domain-containing serine/threonine-protein kinase A-like; this encodes MVKRKSLNKLRSRYSSAILNSDTDIFGDEYPYWWKKLEDTSLAQLSTDSKILNETSRHLDSNSQIETSQVTGEWWKILDVSSIPNSPKINKDIVEKNSANNVLVSESEEELEIAKSKHHLRSKTRKSKDNIFLNVLNDSVTTKSDVKKKNNNVITSESEEEPENAKKRYPLRSKAKQNKDNIFFNVLNDSTTTTSEVVLENNNVVTSESEGEPEIAKRKFLLRSKATESNHNVSSNVLNDSVTTKSDVKKKNNNVVTSESEEGSKIAKEKNLLHLRAKRSKGNIFLNVSNDSMTTRSKVIKKNGNIVMSASEEELEIAKSKHHLRSKARESKDNIFLNVLNDSVTSKSDVKNKSNNIITSESEEEPKIAKKRYPLRSKAKQNKDNIFFNVLNDSTTTTSEVTQKNNNVVTSESEEEPEIAKRKFPLRSKAIESKDNIFSNLLNDSVRSKSGTIHETNNVPILESEESKNAKVNYSLRSLATESKDNIGSDKLNDSVTTTPGIAQKTNNILTLESEEPKIAKGKFLSRSKVTGSKDNIFSNVLDDSATTKLNVMQRTGEKSSKSNSASNSETVANVEELNKIRGYSLNHSQKTDDIVKLKSNISKNKNNELQMTTNYLVPAITETSVSSETGSNRFALNFEDDSIHFALPKAQSTILEGSSLSVHNSVKESSNSDAYHKVLKWKSKLLTNHNKNAKKNLFETVFEDQESTIKIRGNATADGIAEHSQKSSKVSEALHLSRLPSSLSKKAISSPSRHSTVVNTNTHSDEPKGQTSIRHFLMSDKTLPTSQMFWDKEKVDGIKRELERVKEREIARMKMDRNKQEVQKKLPSREGKIKEIEKNTKSTLQKQRPIKQVHEAFLVNGRVYRAPRLPRPQPWITDRLYKYLWKCMEPRFKLETRVVSEKFIHQLSSITTLIAKRKSYLNYKAELYALMKEMARLDIIHTRNDFYNFCHDFFPYELRVKTVPMLLPGNKRNIPYDADTLHKPLLVP
- the LOC126928766 gene encoding translocating chain-associated membrane protein 1 is translated as MVAVKGRKNSNKNPPIFSHEFVIQNHGDIVSCVAMIFVTGLMVQATSPWAYTFIAIHHNITSDIEDPTMPMKYTTGWKDACAVFFSLLITIVMHAVFQDYIFDKVSKRLHLSKVKLAKFNESSQLVVFYILSIIWGIDIIIRENLLLNITLLWKEYPVPMSFSSKLFFICQLAYWLHCYPELYFQRVKKEDIPPRVVQATIGFFSTVAAYIFNFQQVGILLLVSHYIGDALLHGARLVHFVGKKEKVTKMAFLVANSVYVFVRVATLTIATLVFLYGLGQIESVFNFATGNFNIPVIRFTALTYIIIFQTYLSYVFISRQLKRARENVVPIQATVKSKQKPRKKEGKKSATSEDDDLPEVDQATKKNLRSRSSTKAK